A region from the Lolium perenne isolate Kyuss_39 chromosome 4, Kyuss_2.0, whole genome shotgun sequence genome encodes:
- the LOC127293533 gene encoding uncharacterized protein, with amino-acid sequence MDLSRLLLLCLVASAAVTTMAAPPAACDLSTLAPNLARHCQFDPDVPSFLLNPTAQCCEALAASLPEQEEMALPCLCRAAADPWLVAARLDVPRIFALYRSCVKGSFRRGPSFANWYCKVEKTGDIATAACNAATLATKVSRFCVIDKRFVDCCRAVVPTVVLTGRPPCLCRVGAEPQLAAAGLSATGILELYAECGGRSPVGPHLVDACKVWNLPTPALARPSATMAAAVLPPTTASCAPQTLAFLMVSYLYKDPTAESCRDLVASVDLGGGLPCLCHAAVEHVTVGAQLKATDLLAIYNACGGLHLGGAEHKAAATSCEGYGLPLPLPPTGKAPTTQLQQNHDGGAIRVGPDTLPETATA; translated from the exons ATGGACCTCTCTCGCCTTCTCCTCCTCTGCCTGGTCGCGTCCGCGGCCGTGACCACCATGGCGGCACCGCCAGCAGCGTGCGACCTCAGCACCCTCGCCCCAAATCTGGCACGCCACTGCCAGTTCGACCCCGACGTGCCTAGCTTCCTTCTCAATCCCACCGCGCAGTGCTGCGAGGCGCTGGCGGCATCTCTGCCTGAGCAGGAAGAGATGGCCCTCCCGTGCCTCTGCCGCGCCGCGGCCGACCCATGGCTCGTCGCCGCCAGGCTCGATGTCCCCCGCATCTTCGCGCTCTACCGCAGCTGCGTCAAAGGAAGCTTCCGCAGAGGCCCCAGCTTCGCTAACTGGTACTGTAAAG TGGAGAAGACGGGGGACATCGCGACGGCAGCGTGCAATGCGGCGACCCTCGCCACGAAGGTGTCACGTTTCTGCGTAATCGACAAGCGCTTCGTCGATTGCTGCAGGGCGGTGGTGCCAACCGTCGTACTCACTGGCCGCCCGCCCTGCCTCTGCCGCGTCGGGGCAGAgccgcagctcgccgccgccggcctCAGTGCCACCGGCATCCTCGAGCTCTACGCCGAGTGCGGAGGCCGCAGCCCCGTAGGCCCGCACCTCGTCGATGCCTGCAAAGTCTGGAACCTCCCGACCCCTGCCCTGGCGCGTCCTAGCGCCACGATGGCGGCGGCCGTCCTGCCGCCCACGACGGCATCGTGCGCGCCCCAGACCCTCGCTTTCTTGATGGTCTCGTACTTGTACAAGGATCCCACCGCGGAGAGCTGCAGGGACTTGGTGGCCTCCGTCGACCTCGGGGGCGGCCTCCCGTGCCTTTGCCATGCAGCCGTCGAGCACGTTACCGTCGGCGCGCAGCTCAAGGCCACCGACCTCCTCGCGATCTACAACGCATGTGGAGGACTCCACCTTGGAGGTGCCGAGCACAAAGCCGCCGCCACATCGTGCGAAG GGTATGgactgccgctgccgctgccaccGACCGGCAAGGCTCCCACCACACAGCTGCAGCAGAACCACGACGGCGGCGCCATCCGCGTCGGCCCGGACACTCTGCCGGAGACAGCTACGGCTTGA